Proteins found in one Pseudopipra pipra isolate bDixPip1 chromosome 19, bDixPip1.hap1, whole genome shotgun sequence genomic segment:
- the PRPSAP1 gene encoding phosphoribosyl pyrophosphate synthase-associated protein 1 isoform X4, with protein MELLIMAYALKTSCARNIIGVIPYFPYSKQSKMRKRGSIVCKLLASMLAKAGLTHIITMDLHQKEIQGFFSFPVDNLRASPFLLQYIQEEIPDYRNAVIVAKSPGAAKRAQSYAERLRLGLAVIHGEAQCTEQDMDDGRHSPPMLKNATVHPGLELPLMMAKEKPPITVVGDVGGRIAIIVDDIIDDVESFVAAAEILKERGAYKIFVMATHGLLSADAPRLIEESSIDEVVVTNTVPHEVQKLQCPKIKTVDISLILSEAIRRIHNGESMAYLFRNITVDD; from the exons ATGGAGCTGCTGATAATGGCGTATGCACTGAAGACTTCCTGTGCCAGGAACATCATCGGGGTCATCCCTTACTTCCCCTACAGCAAACAGAGCAAAatgaggaagaggggctctATAGTCTGCAAGCTTCTGGCTTCCATGCTGGCCAAGGCAG gTTTAACACACATTATCACTATGGACCTTCATCAAAAGGAAATCCAAGGCTTCTTCAGCTTTCCAGTAGACAACCTGAGAGCATCCCCTTTCTTGCTTCAGTATATACAGGAAGAA ATTCCAGATTACAGAAACGCAGTTATTGTAGCCAAATCTCCTGGTGCAGCTAAAAG GGCTCAGTCTTACGCCGAGAGGCTGCggctggggctggcagtgaTCCATGGGGAGGCTCAGTGCACGGAGCAGGACATGGATGACGGGCGTCACTCCCCTCCAATGCTCAAAAATGCAACTGTGCACCCTGGCCTGGAGCTGCCCT TGATGATGGCCAAGGAGAAACCGCCAATAACTGTGGTTGGAGATGTTGGAGGAAGAATTGCCATCATAGTG GATGACATCATTGATGACGTGGAAAGCTTTGTAGCTGCTGCAGAGATCCTGAAAGAGCGTGGAGCCTACAAGATTTTTGTGATGGCAACTCATGGGCTCCTGTCAGCAGATGCCCCCCGTCTCATAGAGGAATCCTCCATCGACGAG GTGGTGGTGACCAACACAGTTCCTCACGAGGTGCAGAAGCTGCAGTGCCCCAAGATAAAGACTGTGGATATCAGTTTGATCCTCTCGGAAGCCATCCGGCGGATCCACAACGGCGAGTCCATGGCTTATCTCTTCCGCAACATCACTGTGGATGACTAG